In Gammaproteobacteria bacterium, the sequence CAGCGCCAACGGCAGGGTGAGGTCGGCGAACAGCTGCGCCGAGCGCATCAGCCAATTGGGCAGACCAATGTCGAAGAACGCGAACGGCAAGGCCAGCACCACGCCGAGTATCAGCGGATTGGTGGCGATGCCACGTGCGTTGTCGCGCCAGCTCGAACGGATGTCGGCGCTGTAGTGGGCCAGGATCACCGTCGACGTCACGTTGTAGATCACGATCACGATCGCGGCGAAGATGCCGCCGAGCGCCAGCCCGAAGTCTCCGTAGGAACTGACCGCCAGCGCCAGGCCGACGATGCCGCAATTGCCGCGAAAAGCACCCTGAACATAGACGCCACGATCTTCCCGTGGAATCCGCCAGATACCCCAGGCCAGCGCCAGACCGACGCTGGCGAGCATTGCCAGCGTGAAATAGCTCAGGAGGCCGAAACCGATGGCCGCATGCGTATCGGCCTTGAGCAGGCTGATGAAGATCAGCGTCGGCATGCAGCCCTTGAACACCAGCAGCGACGCGGTGCCGATGAAAGCCGAATCGATCCAGTCGATGCGCTTGAGCACGATGCCCAGCAGCACCATCGCGAACACCGGAACAGTGACCGCGAGGGTCTGCGAGAACAGTTCAAGCATCAAATGGTTTACGGCCCGCTGCGTCCGGCATGTGCTGAGGGCCGACGGCTACTGCGCTTCGTACGGCAACTGATCCTTGTACCGGTCCCAGTGGGCGACGATGTCGTCCACCACCGTGCTGCCGACCACATA encodes:
- a CDS encoding AEC family transporter, with the translated sequence MLELFSQTLAVTVPVFAMVLLGIVLKRIDWIDSAFIGTASLLVFKGCMPTLIFISLLKADTHAAIGFGLLSYFTLAMLASVGLALAWGIWRIPREDRGVYVQGAFRGNCGIVGLALAVSSYGDFGLALGGIFAAIVIVIYNVTSTVILAHYSADIRSSWRDNARGIATNPLILGVVLALPFAFFDIGLPNWLMRSAQLFADLTLPLALICIGGTLSLAAIAQASRIAVSASAMKLLGLPLVFTALAYALGFRGSELGVMFLYFGSPTAAASFVMARAYGANDKLAAAIIVLTTIAAAVTINLGMFVLSSIGAI